ATCATTAAAAATACAGATACTACCGATATCTTTCTAAGTTTTTTACCCGCTTTAATTGATTTTAACATACTTATCCTCCGGTTGTATTTTAAACACCTCTTTTAATCTTGAGAAATTTTTGAACAATACATCCGTTTATCCAGCAATGAAAAAGGTATTTTGAAGTATATATAGATAATTTAATATTTTTATGCTCAGTATAATTGCAATTATAATGATAAGATTATTCATGTATGACTGACGTAATCTTTAAGATTCGTAATCAACTGATATTGAAAATTCTTTTACGGAATTTATATATTTTGCAACTCCCTGATGGACCGGATGAACCTGGTATGCCTGCAAATCTTCTATTGAATCAAACTTCGTAATAAGTGCGATGTCATAAGAACGCTCGGAATGGAGAACATCGATACCGACCTCCAGATAGCGCAATACAGGTATCTTACCCTTCAAATCCAGCAGTACATCCCTTGCTTTTTCAACGCTCTGGATACTTCTATCTTTCAATTTAAAAAGAACTACGTGCGTGATCATGATACTCCATCAGGCTTTCAACTTCTCCTTTAACTGATTAATAGGTTTTGGATAATGACCTGCTCCCCTGTACTTTGAAGCGTAGATTGCTTTTTCAGGGCAGTGATTGTAACATATCCAGCATGCATAGCAGTTATTCATATCAAAAACCGGTTTTGGTGAACATCTAATCGCTTTATACGGACATAATTTCTCGCACACTCCGCATTCTATGCAAAGCGCCTCATCGACGAATTTTTCTCCCATATCCTTGCGTGCTTTCGTAACAGAAAACGCTGGCACCAGGCGGTTCAATAAACCCGGCCATATATTTTTTCGCTTAAGTTCCCTGCCAGCTATAAGCCGATCTAATTCATAGATAAATTTGTTAAACCTGCGCATTTCTTTTTCATTCGGAGCCTTCTCATTACCCATGCCCCTCACTATCATGGGGGGATAGCTCTCAGGCGTATGAAGGGAATGCCCTGCGATGACCAGAAAGCCCTTTTCAGTGACAAGTTTATCAAGGATCAAAAGCGTCTTTCCGCTCATGAAACCATAGGTATTGAAAACAAACGAAGGCCTGTCATCCTGCCGGGGCAGTTTTCCTATGAAACTCTGGAAAATATGCTGAACTCCCCCGTAATTTGTGAAAGTTGCAAACCCTACAACATCATATTTCTCTAAATCAGGAATGCCTCCTTCTATGATATCAAATAGATCAAACTCGATGTTTTTCATCTTGCCTGCAATGTACCGACATGCTAATTGTGTATTACCTGACCCTGAAAAGTAACAAATGATGCCTTTCATAGTTACTTCTCAACCATCAGCTTCCTTACAGGCTCAAGTATCTCATTCATATACTCAGCCGCCGCTGCTTTTAAATCCATGGGGTGTAGCGCCTTTGCAGCAAAATCAGCCTCAAGCGCATCATAACTGCTATATTGCAGGTTACCGCCGAATTTTTCGGGGCGCTTTATCACGATATCGGGATAACGCGGCGTAATGTGGTACTTAAAAAGCGCAAGCACGGGATTATCCTTTACCTCACCCTCCACGCAGAACGCGCCTTTCATTTTCTTCTTCATATCCTCGACAGAATCATCAACCGAAATGTAATTCCCTTTGCTCGATGACATCTTCCTGCCGTCAAGACCAGGAAGAATAGGGGTGTGGATGCAAACAGGCGCCTTGTAGCCGAGTTCAGGCAAACCTTCACGCGCCAGCATGTGGATCTTACGCTGGTCGATGCCCCCCACTGCAACGTCAACGCCAAGATGAGCAATATCAAGAGCCTGCATAATGGGGTATATCATCTGGGAGACCTTGGGATCTTCGGAATTCCTGCTCACTTCATCCATGCTTCGGCGCGCCCGGTTAAGTGTGGTGCTGCGGGCAAGTTTCAGTACATCAAGCATATATTCCGAACTCAGCTGGTATGAGGAGCCCAGAACAAAGTTCGTGTTCTTTTCATCAAGACCAAGTGCTATGAAGCATCTCTTGTTGTAATCAGCGATTTTTCTGACTTCTTCCATGGTCCCTTTCTCATTAAGATAAGCATGCACGTCAGCAAGAAGTACTGTAATCTTAAAACCTGCCTGCTGGAGGTCAAGAAGCTTATTGACAGTAAGCACATGTCCCATATGTATTTTCCCGCTGGGCTCATAGCCTACATATGCAGTTGGTTGTTTTTCTGAATTGATCAGTGCTTCAAGTTCTTCTTTTGTTACAATCTCTTCCGTGTTCCTTGTGATTATCGCTAATTTATCCATGGTTGCAGATTCCTGTTACCTCAAAACCTGCGGTTCTATGTCAGGCAAGCACATAAACTCTACGACTATAAAAACCATTCTTTGCCAATTGGCGTTCTCTGATATGGATTTTGGAATATAGAAATGTCGTCCGCCGGGTTCAGGCATATTGAAACCCAGTTTTACGAGTTTTTTAATAAAAACCCTGCGTTTGCATGGATTCCATTTAGGCATGAGCCTCAATGCCTTGTGGGATACCTATATTGATATCCAGATGATCTATCACAGGCAAAATATCGCCGTGCCGTATTTTGACGATAAGCCAGCCTTCAAGGACTGATTCAAGTTCTTTCTGGCACTCAAAAAGCGTATTCCCGAAAGCCATAACACCCGGACATTCCGGTATTCTTCCGGAAAAGCTGCCATCTTCAAGCTTATCGTATTGAGCTTTGCTCATCGCTTTGTTAATATATTCTATAAGTATCAGGATCACCAATTTTGCATTCTGTATTTTAACTTATCATCCAGATATACTTTTTTATGTTCCTATCCCTACAGGAGTTCGTAACAGTTCGTATTAGTTCGTTGTTTTTTTCCATGTTCATTTGTCCACGAGAAACTTCATGCAGTCACCGGAATCGTTTTTTCAGTGGTAGCCCACGAAGCGAAAATTA
This region of Candidatus Methanoperedens sp. genomic DNA includes:
- a CDS encoding Dabb family protein is translated as MITHVVLFKLKDRSIQSVEKARDVLLDLKGKIPVLRYLEVGIDVLHSERSYDIALITKFDSIEDLQAYQVHPVHQGVAKYINSVKEFSISVDYES
- a CDS encoding tyrosine--tRNA ligase; protein product: MDKLAIITRNTEEIVTKEELEALINSEKQPTAYVGYEPSGKIHMGHVLTVNKLLDLQQAGFKITVLLADVHAYLNEKGTMEEVRKIADYNKRCFIALGLDEKNTNFVLGSSYQLSSEYMLDVLKLARSTTLNRARRSMDEVSRNSEDPKVSQMIYPIMQALDIAHLGVDVAVGGIDQRKIHMLAREGLPELGYKAPVCIHTPILPGLDGRKMSSSKGNYISVDDSVEDMKKKMKGAFCVEGEVKDNPVLALFKYHITPRYPDIVIKRPEKFGGNLQYSSYDALEADFAAKALHPMDLKAAAAEYMNEILEPVRKLMVEK
- a CDS encoding type II toxin-antitoxin system HicB family antitoxin: MLIEYINKAMSKAQYDKLEDGSFSGRIPECPGVMAFGNTLFECQKELESVLEGWLIVKIRHGDILPVIDHLDINIGIPQGIEAHA